Proteins encoded in a region of the Streptomyces sp. NBC_00310 genome:
- a CDS encoding AraC family transcriptional regulator, translated as MRETEIHLGEPPVVALIGVGVHGVAGRTDVFRLPELWQLHLYQYEAELTVDGTVHTIRPGRVSLVPPGTTVRYRYRGRSEHLFAHLRIAPAGPPRTVPVVQDAGPELPTLTDLLLQAVAAAPSEPDRTRAEIWTTLWRVAHLTPPAAAGPGPHPAVTTAIAHIEAHLAAPLTIPEVARVAGVSHNHLTRLFRAETGGTVVAYIRRRRLERAHHLLRATTLSIPAVAASVGIPDLQAFNKACRRELGASPRALRGATFSAGGR; from the coding sequence ATGCGGGAGACGGAGATCCACCTCGGTGAGCCGCCGGTCGTCGCCCTCATCGGTGTCGGCGTGCACGGCGTCGCGGGACGCACGGACGTGTTCCGGCTGCCGGAGCTGTGGCAGCTGCACCTCTACCAGTACGAGGCCGAACTGACCGTCGACGGCACGGTCCACACCATCCGCCCCGGCCGGGTCAGCCTCGTACCGCCCGGCACCACCGTCCGCTACCGCTACCGGGGCCGCTCCGAACATCTCTTCGCGCATCTGCGCATCGCCCCGGCCGGGCCGCCCCGCACGGTTCCGGTCGTGCAGGACGCCGGTCCCGAACTCCCTACGCTCACCGACCTGTTGCTTCAGGCGGTGGCAGCCGCCCCGAGCGAGCCCGACCGCACCCGGGCCGAGATCTGGACCACCCTGTGGCGCGTCGCCCATCTGACCCCGCCCGCCGCGGCCGGCCCCGGTCCGCACCCGGCGGTCACCACCGCCATCGCCCACATCGAGGCCCACCTGGCCGCCCCGCTCACCATCCCGGAGGTGGCCCGCGTGGCCGGCGTCTCCCACAACCATCTGACCCGGCTGTTCCGCGCGGAGACGGGCGGCACGGTCGTCGCCTACATTCGCCGCCGCAGACTCGAACGCGCCCACCATCTGCTGCGCGCCACGACCCTCTCCATTCCCGCCGTGGCCGCCTCCGTCGGCATCCCCGACCTCCAGGCCTTCAACAAGGCCTGCCGCCGGGAACTGGGCGCCTCACCGCGCGCCCTGCGCGGGGCCACCTTCTCGGCGGGGGGCCGCTAG
- a CDS encoding class II fructose-bisphosphate aldolase, translated as MPLTTTGDLITAAAAAHSAVAAFNVITLEHIEAVVAGAETVAAPVVLQVSENAVTFHAGGLLPLARAASAAAERAAVPVALHLDHIRSDDLLRRAADAGFSSVMYDASRLPYLDNLAATHAAVQWAHGQGLWIEAELGQVGGKNGAPPLDAHTPGARTDPDEARAFVADSGVDALAVAVGSSHAMTTRTAALDHALLKRLAAAVDVPLVLHGSSGVPDDELRAAVTGGIAKVNIGTALNIALTGAVRDFLTARPEVVDPRTYLAAGRAAMAETVARLIGVLRTGEAGPPG; from the coding sequence GTGCCCCTCACGACGACCGGTGACCTGATCACCGCGGCCGCCGCCGCGCACTCCGCGGTGGCCGCGTTCAACGTCATCACCCTGGAGCACATCGAGGCGGTCGTCGCCGGCGCCGAGACCGTCGCCGCGCCGGTCGTCCTCCAGGTCAGCGAGAACGCCGTCACATTCCACGCCGGGGGCCTGCTCCCACTGGCCCGCGCCGCGTCCGCCGCCGCCGAGCGGGCGGCCGTGCCCGTCGCACTCCACCTCGACCACATCCGGAGCGACGACCTGCTGCGCCGGGCGGCCGACGCCGGGTTCAGCTCCGTGATGTACGACGCCTCCCGCCTGCCCTACCTGGACAACCTCGCCGCGACCCACGCCGCCGTCCAGTGGGCCCACGGCCAAGGCCTGTGGATCGAGGCCGAGTTGGGGCAGGTGGGAGGCAAGAACGGCGCACCGCCGCTCGACGCGCACACGCCCGGCGCCCGTACCGACCCCGACGAGGCGCGGGCCTTCGTGGCCGACTCCGGTGTGGACGCGCTCGCCGTGGCCGTCGGCAGCTCGCACGCGATGACCACCCGGACCGCCGCCCTCGACCACGCCCTCCTGAAACGGCTGGCCGCCGCCGTGGACGTCCCCCTCGTCCTGCACGGCTCCTCCGGCGTCCCGGACGACGAACTGCGGGCGGCCGTCACGGGCGGCATCGCCAAGGTCAACATCGGCACCGCGCTCAACATCGCCCTGACCGGCGCGGTCCGGGACTTCCTCACCGCCCGCCCCGAGGTGGTGGACCCGCGCACGTACCTCGCGGCCGGCCGGGCGGCGATGGCGGAGACGGTGGCCCGGCTCATCGGCGTGCTGCGGACGGGAGAGGCCGGTCCGCCCGGGTAG
- a CDS encoding SIS domain-containing protein, which translates to MTHVEDELNTQPECWTRVAAEAVEHTGILPVPGERVALVGCGTSYFMAQAAAVLRERSGQGETDAFAASEFPHGRAYDRVVALTRSGTTTEVLELLDALRGRTRTTAITADPQTPVMTAADDVVVLDFADEKSVVQTRFATTALTLLRAHLGLHTEAAVADARTALESPLPEGLADSGQFTFLGRGWTVGLANEAALKMREAALAWSEAYPAMEYRHGPISVTTRSTATWMLGEAPEGLAEQVRETGGTWVAGTLDPLAELVRAQRLAVAVATARGLDPDRPRHLTRSVILDTNDR; encoded by the coding sequence ATGACCCACGTCGAGGACGAGCTGAACACCCAGCCCGAGTGCTGGACCCGCGTCGCCGCCGAAGCGGTGGAGCACACCGGGATCCTGCCGGTGCCGGGGGAGCGGGTGGCCCTCGTCGGCTGCGGGACGTCGTACTTCATGGCGCAGGCCGCCGCCGTGCTGCGCGAGCGTTCCGGCCAGGGGGAGACGGACGCCTTCGCGGCCTCGGAGTTCCCGCACGGGCGGGCCTACGACCGCGTCGTCGCCCTCACCCGCTCCGGCACCACCACCGAGGTGCTGGAACTGCTGGACGCGCTCCGCGGCCGTACGCGTACGACGGCGATCACCGCCGACCCGCAGACCCCCGTGATGACGGCCGCGGACGACGTCGTCGTGCTGGACTTCGCCGACGAGAAGTCCGTCGTCCAGACCCGCTTCGCCACCACCGCCCTCACCCTTCTCCGCGCCCACCTCGGCCTGCACACCGAGGCCGCCGTCGCCGACGCGCGCACCGCCCTGGAGTCACCGCTGCCCGAAGGGCTCGCCGACAGCGGCCAGTTCACCTTCCTCGGCCGGGGCTGGACCGTGGGCCTCGCGAACGAGGCCGCGCTGAAGATGCGCGAGGCCGCGCTGGCGTGGAGCGAGGCGTACCCGGCGATGGAATACCGGCACGGCCCGATCAGCGTCACCACCCGGTCCACGGCGACCTGGATGCTCGGCGAGGCGCCCGAGGGGCTGGCCGAGCAGGTGCGGGAGACCGGCGGGACGTGGGTGGCCGGCACACTCGATCCGCTCGCCGAACTGGTCCGCGCCCAGCGGCTCGCCGTCGCCGTGGCCACCGCCCGAGGCCTCGATCCCGACCGGCCGCGCCACCTCACCCGTTCGGTGATCCTCGATACGAACGACCGCTGA
- a CDS encoding Lrp/AsnC family transcriptional regulator, whose protein sequence is MDASQTGPVTDSLDRRIISALQIDGRAAWHRIAAALGEPERTVVRRGTRLLETGLVRIGAMAMRGRSVVVGVRCAPGRARVTATALARRPDCVFAHVLTGTPDCLAELRWPRERLAGLVLDELAGLPGVLETRTLPVLRHVRTIREWHAGLLTEAEIAALKGSAPSGATSPPVTDPLPAGETSPELSRADRLLLHALAEDGRRTYDELARVSGVSEATARRRLGALRREGKVRIRAVIEPAVLGLPVEAVLWARTPPAEVGSVTAALAESAHVRYASFVTGERQLLILTAFPDESALHDFVTRSPWLHEVASIDVSLVLTTLKRGGMLAPWLQD, encoded by the coding sequence ATGGACGCATCGCAGACCGGCCCCGTGACGGATTCGCTGGACCGGCGCATCATCAGCGCGCTGCAGATCGACGGCCGGGCCGCCTGGCACCGCATCGCGGCGGCCCTCGGCGAGCCCGAACGCACCGTCGTCCGCCGGGGCACCCGGCTGCTGGAGACCGGTCTGGTGCGGATCGGGGCCATGGCGATGCGTGGCCGCAGCGTGGTGGTCGGCGTCCGCTGCGCGCCCGGCCGGGCCCGGGTCACCGCCACCGCGCTGGCCCGCCGCCCCGACTGCGTCTTCGCCCACGTTCTCACCGGCACCCCGGACTGCCTCGCGGAACTGCGCTGGCCCCGCGAACGGCTGGCGGGCCTGGTACTGGACGAACTCGCCGGCCTGCCGGGCGTGTTGGAGACCCGCACCCTCCCGGTGCTGCGCCATGTCCGCACGATCCGCGAGTGGCACGCGGGCCTCCTCACCGAGGCCGAGATCGCCGCGCTGAAGGGCTCGGCCCCTTCCGGCGCCACGTCGCCGCCGGTCACCGATCCCCTGCCCGCCGGTGAGACATCACCCGAACTCTCCCGCGCCGACCGGCTGTTGCTGCACGCCCTGGCCGAGGACGGGCGCCGCACCTACGACGAACTCGCGCGCGTGTCGGGCGTGTCGGAGGCCACCGCGAGACGCCGCCTCGGGGCGCTGCGGCGCGAGGGCAAGGTCCGCATCCGCGCCGTGATCGAACCCGCCGTGCTCGGACTGCCGGTCGAGGCCGTCCTCTGGGCCCGGACACCCCCGGCCGAGGTCGGCTCGGTGACGGCGGCCCTCGCCGAGTCCGCCCACGTCCGCTACGCCAGCTTCGTCACCGGCGAACGCCAACTCCTCATCCTCACCGCGTTCCCCGACGAAAGCGCCCTCCACGACTTCGTCACCCGCTCCCCGTGGCTCCACGAGGTGGCGTCGATCGACGTCTCCCTCGTCCTCACCACCCTGAAGCGGGGCGGAATGCTGGCCCCTTGGCTGCAGGACTGA
- a CDS encoding Nramp family divalent metal transporter, producing the protein MVDVTATPGSPPRSPASDPTAPAPLRPADTRRGRLALLGPGLVLAAASVGAGDMVTSLAGAAGYGMALMWAIVIGVVLKYTLTEAVGRLYLATGQTVIASLKSAARWLPAAFLLFVLVIGLLYGAALSSVASLALSTLFPVLPVRPVAVVIALTAAAIVYVGRYAVFERVMSVFLLAKFLGMAVLAVATLATADDLPGLLGTLRPRLPEGDVVTVLALVGGVGGTAGIASYSYWVREKGWADRSRLRIVRADSAVSYGVTLLFVLCTTVVGTGLLYGTGGSITGSDGLAALADPLGADLGSVARVLFLGTFFLVTLSALVGGFNGLCYMLADSLRTLRGIPDAEAEPHIAQNGGPFRLFVLYCAVTSVVVTFLGRPVSLVLTYAAVGSLILPLLASALLVLLNRRNVEPALRNRITSNVLLGGSFVLFGVLAVVQLKDSLGGA; encoded by the coding sequence ATGGTTGACGTGACCGCGACTCCCGGCAGTCCCCCACGTTCCCCGGCCAGCGACCCCACCGCGCCCGCGCCCCTGCGGCCCGCCGACACCCGGCGCGGCCGCCTGGCTCTCCTGGGTCCCGGTCTGGTGCTGGCCGCCGCGAGTGTGGGCGCGGGCGACATGGTGACGTCGCTCGCGGGCGCCGCCGGGTACGGGATGGCGTTGATGTGGGCGATCGTCATCGGTGTCGTCCTCAAGTACACGCTCACCGAGGCGGTGGGCCGCCTGTATCTGGCCACCGGGCAGACCGTGATCGCGAGCCTGAAGTCGGCCGCCCGCTGGCTCCCGGCGGCGTTCTTGCTCTTCGTCCTGGTCATCGGGCTGCTCTACGGGGCGGCCCTCAGCTCGGTGGCGTCACTGGCACTGTCCACGCTGTTCCCCGTGCTGCCGGTCAGGCCCGTCGCCGTGGTGATCGCACTGACGGCCGCCGCGATCGTGTACGTCGGGCGGTACGCGGTGTTCGAGCGGGTGATGAGCGTCTTCCTGCTCGCCAAGTTCCTCGGCATGGCCGTCCTGGCGGTGGCCACGCTCGCCACCGCCGACGATCTGCCCGGCCTGCTCGGCACGCTGCGCCCCAGGCTGCCGGAGGGTGACGTGGTGACGGTACTGGCCCTGGTCGGCGGCGTGGGCGGGACCGCCGGGATCGCCTCATACAGCTACTGGGTGCGGGAGAAGGGCTGGGCGGACCGGAGCCGGCTGCGGATCGTGCGGGCGGACTCGGCGGTGAGTTACGGCGTCACCCTGCTCTTCGTGCTGTGCACGACGGTGGTGGGCACGGGACTGCTGTACGGCACGGGCGGGAGCATCACCGGCAGCGACGGGCTGGCCGCGCTCGCCGATCCGCTCGGCGCCGATCTGGGGTCGGTGGCGCGGGTGCTGTTCCTGGGGACGTTCTTCCTGGTGACGCTGAGCGCGCTCGTCGGCGGCTTCAACGGCCTGTGCTACATGCTCGCCGACTCGCTGCGGACGCTGCGCGGCATTCCGGACGCCGAGGCGGAGCCCCACATCGCGCAGAACGGCGGCCCGTTCCGCCTGTTCGTCCTCTACTGCGCCGTCACCTCGGTCGTCGTCACCTTCCTGGGCCGGCCGGTGTCCCTGGTGCTCACCTACGCCGCCGTCGGCTCGCTGATCCTGCCGTTGCTCGCCAGCGCGCTGCTGGTGCTGCTCAACCGCCGGAACGTGGAGCCCGCGCTGCGCAACCGCATCACCTCGAACGTACTGCTGGGCGGCTCCTTCGTGCTCTTCGGAGTGCTCGCGGTCGTCCAGCTCAAGGACTCCCTGGGAGGGGCGTGA
- a CDS encoding amidase: MNHLVNHLVDHPAQYPVNPTGDADPTDDLCFRTAYELSVALARREISAREVVTAHLERIERVNPAVNAIVTLVADQALEQASEADDRMAAGEPVGPLHGLPVAHKDLHDTAGIRTTSGSPIFADRVPGRDHLVVERLRKAGAITLGKTNVPELGLGSHTVNPVFGATRNPYDLSRSAGGSSGGAGAALACGMQPIADGSDTGGSLRNPASFNNVVGLRPSPGRVPSWPDKAPWGQLSVKGPMARTVADVALTLSVLAGPDPRDPRSLQTPGSTFAWQLDGHLRGLRVAWSPDLGGQVPVDPEVRDALRPAVEAFSALGCDVEEACPDLTGADEVFLAQRAWQVELSYGALLDEHRERLAPDVIWNIEEGRRLGGPDLGRAQALHGALFHRVREFFERYDLLLLPVSQVAPFDIELAYPTVVDGTPMETYLDWMRSAYLISVTGCPALSVPAGFTPEGLPVGLQIVGPHRRDWSVLKAGHAFERATRVGERRPPVVRADA, translated from the coding sequence GTGAACCACCTCGTGAACCACCTCGTCGACCACCCCGCGCAGTACCCCGTGAACCCGACGGGCGACGCGGACCCGACGGACGACCTGTGCTTCCGGACCGCTTACGAACTCTCCGTCGCGCTGGCGCGCCGTGAGATCTCCGCGCGGGAGGTGGTGACCGCCCATCTGGAACGGATCGAGCGGGTCAATCCGGCGGTGAACGCGATCGTGACGCTGGTGGCCGACCAGGCGCTGGAGCAGGCGTCCGAGGCGGACGACCGGATGGCGGCCGGGGAGCCGGTCGGTCCGCTGCACGGGCTGCCCGTCGCGCACAAGGACCTGCACGACACGGCGGGCATCCGGACGACGTCCGGTTCGCCGATCTTCGCCGACCGGGTGCCCGGCCGTGACCATCTGGTCGTCGAGCGGCTGCGGAAGGCGGGGGCCATCACCCTCGGCAAGACCAACGTCCCCGAACTGGGCCTGGGTTCGCACACCGTCAACCCCGTCTTCGGGGCCACCCGCAACCCGTACGACCTCTCCCGCAGCGCGGGCGGCAGCAGCGGTGGGGCGGGAGCGGCCCTCGCCTGCGGGATGCAGCCCATCGCCGACGGCAGCGACACCGGTGGCTCGCTGCGCAATCCCGCCTCCTTCAACAACGTCGTCGGGCTGCGCCCGTCACCCGGCCGTGTGCCGTCCTGGCCCGACAAGGCGCCCTGGGGCCAGTTGTCGGTGAAGGGGCCGATGGCCCGGACCGTGGCGGACGTCGCCCTGACCCTGTCCGTGCTGGCCGGTCCGGACCCCCGCGACCCGCGCTCGCTGCAGACACCCGGCTCCACGTTCGCCTGGCAACTCGACGGTCATCTACGGGGGTTGCGGGTCGCCTGGTCACCCGATCTCGGCGGGCAGGTGCCCGTCGACCCGGAGGTACGGGACGCGCTGCGCCCGGCGGTGGAGGCGTTCTCCGCGCTGGGCTGCGACGTCGAGGAGGCCTGCCCGGACCTCACGGGCGCGGACGAGGTCTTCCTCGCCCAGCGCGCCTGGCAGGTCGAGCTCTCCTACGGGGCGCTGCTGGACGAGCACCGCGAACGGCTGGCCCCGGACGTGATCTGGAACATCGAGGAGGGCCGCAGGCTCGGCGGACCCGACCTGGGGCGGGCTCAGGCCCTGCATGGCGCCCTCTTCCACCGGGTCCGCGAGTTCTTCGAACGGTACGACCTGCTGTTGCTGCCGGTCAGCCAGGTCGCCCCCTTCGACATCGAGCTGGCGTACCCGACGGTCGTCGACGGCACCCCGATGGAGACCTATCTCGACTGGATGCGCTCGGCGTACCTGATCTCCGTCACGGGCTGCCCCGCCCTGTCCGTCCCGGCCGGGTTCACCCCGGAGGGCCTGCCGGTCGGGCTGCAGATCGTCGGCCCGCACCGCCGGGACTGGTCGGTCCTGAAGGCCGGGCACGCCTTCGAACGGGCGACGCGGGTCGGCGAGCGTCGGCCGCCGGTGGTGAGGGCCGACGCGTAG
- a CDS encoding heavy metal translocating P-type ATPase: MTITRTGPAAEVELTIGGMTCASCAARIEKKLNRMDGVTATVNYATEKAKVSYADDVAVRDLIATVEATGYTAHEPAPPAPAEPGSTGEAADDALLPLRQRLITAVALAVPVVAMAMIPALQFTYWQWLSLTLAAPVVTYAGWPFHRAAWTNARHGAATMDTLISIGTLAAFGWSLWALFFGTAGTPGMTHPFELTIVRGDGAGSIYLEAAAGVTAFILAGRYFEARSKRKAGAALRALLELGAKDVTVLTRDGGERTVPVAELKAGDRFLVRPGEKIATDGTVVEGSSAVDASMLTGESVPVEVVAGDPVTGATVNAGGRLVVEATRVGADTQLARMAKLVEDAQNGKAAAQRLADRISAVFVPIVIALALGTLGFWLGNGAGLTAAFTAAVAVLIIACPCALGLATPTALLVGTGRGAQLGILIKGPEVLESTRRVDTVVLDKTGTVTTGRMTLLAVRPADGTDEAEVLRLAGALEHASEHPVARAVAEGASARLGSLPAPEDFANVPGLGVQGIVDGHAVLVGRERLLADWAMELPADLRRAKDEAEASGRTAIAVAWDGEARAVLEVADAVKETSAEAITRLRALGLTPILLTGDNRSVAESVAREVGIAPEDVIAEVLPQDKVDVVKRLQDEGRSVAMVGDGVNDAAALAQADLGLAMGTGTDAAIEAGDLTLVRGDLRAAADAIRLARRTLGTIRSNLFWAFAYNVAALPLAAAGLLNPMIAGAAMAFSSVFVVGNSLRLRSFRAAD, translated from the coding sequence ATGACCATCACCAGGACCGGGCCCGCCGCCGAGGTGGAGCTCACCATCGGCGGTATGACCTGTGCCTCCTGCGCGGCTCGCATCGAGAAGAAGCTGAACCGCATGGACGGCGTCACGGCCACGGTCAACTACGCCACCGAGAAGGCGAAGGTCAGCTATGCCGACGACGTCGCGGTGCGGGATCTGATCGCCACCGTCGAGGCGACCGGCTACACGGCACACGAGCCCGCGCCGCCCGCACCGGCCGAGCCCGGGAGCACCGGCGAGGCGGCGGACGACGCGCTGCTGCCGCTCCGGCAGCGGCTGATCACCGCGGTGGCGCTGGCCGTCCCCGTCGTCGCGATGGCCATGATCCCGGCACTGCAGTTCACGTACTGGCAGTGGCTGTCCCTGACACTGGCGGCGCCCGTGGTCACGTACGCCGGGTGGCCCTTCCACCGCGCCGCCTGGACGAACGCCCGGCACGGCGCCGCCACCATGGACACCCTGATCTCCATCGGCACCCTGGCCGCGTTCGGCTGGTCGCTGTGGGCCCTGTTCTTCGGAACGGCGGGCACACCGGGCATGACGCACCCCTTCGAGCTGACCATCGTCCGCGGTGACGGCGCCGGAAGTATCTATCTGGAGGCCGCGGCCGGGGTGACCGCCTTCATCCTCGCCGGGCGCTACTTCGAGGCCCGCTCCAAGCGGAAGGCGGGCGCGGCGCTACGGGCACTGCTGGAACTGGGGGCGAAGGACGTCACCGTGCTCACTCGGGACGGCGGTGAACGGACCGTCCCCGTGGCCGAGTTGAAGGCCGGCGACCGCTTCCTGGTGCGTCCCGGTGAGAAGATCGCCACCGACGGGACGGTCGTGGAGGGCTCGTCCGCCGTGGACGCGTCCATGCTCACCGGCGAGTCTGTGCCCGTGGAGGTCGTGGCCGGCGACCCGGTCACCGGCGCCACCGTCAACGCGGGCGGACGTCTCGTCGTCGAGGCCACGAGGGTCGGCGCCGACACCCAACTGGCCCGGATGGCGAAGCTGGTGGAGGACGCGCAGAACGGCAAGGCCGCGGCGCAACGGCTCGCGGACCGGATCTCCGCCGTCTTCGTGCCGATCGTGATCGCCCTCGCCCTGGGCACCCTCGGCTTCTGGCTCGGCAACGGCGCCGGGCTCACGGCCGCGTTCACCGCCGCCGTCGCCGTACTGATCATCGCCTGCCCCTGCGCCCTGGGGCTGGCCACGCCGACCGCGCTGCTGGTCGGCACCGGACGCGGCGCCCAGCTGGGCATCCTGATCAAGGGCCCGGAGGTACTGGAGTCCACGCGCAGGGTCGACACCGTCGTCCTCGACAAGACCGGCACCGTCACCACCGGGCGCATGACCCTGCTGGCCGTGCGCCCCGCCGACGGCACCGACGAGGCCGAAGTCCTGCGGCTGGCAGGCGCGTTGGAGCACGCCTCCGAGCATCCGGTCGCCCGTGCCGTCGCCGAGGGCGCGTCGGCGCGGCTCGGCTCGCTGCCCGCGCCGGAAGACTTCGCGAACGTACCCGGCCTCGGTGTGCAGGGGATCGTCGACGGTCACGCGGTCCTCGTCGGCCGCGAACGACTCCTCGCCGACTGGGCGATGGAACTGCCGGCGGACCTCCGGCGTGCCAAGGACGAGGCAGAGGCGTCCGGCCGTACGGCCATCGCGGTGGCCTGGGACGGCGAGGCGCGCGCGGTGCTCGAAGTCGCCGACGCGGTGAAGGAGACCAGCGCGGAGGCGATCACCAGGCTGCGCGCGCTCGGCCTCACCCCGATCCTGCTGACCGGAGACAACCGCTCCGTGGCCGAGTCCGTCGCCCGCGAGGTCGGTATCGCGCCCGAGGACGTGATCGCGGAGGTGCTGCCGCAGGACAAGGTCGACGTCGTCAAACGGCTGCAGGACGAAGGCCGTTCGGTCGCGATGGTCGGTGACGGCGTCAATGACGCGGCCGCGCTCGCGCAGGCCGACCTGGGGCTGGCCATGGGCACGGGCACGGACGCGGCGATCGAAGCCGGCGACCTGACTCTCGTACGAGGCGACCTGCGCGCGGCGGCCGACGCCATCCGCCTCGCCCGGCGGACCCTCGGCACCATCCGGTCCAACCTGTTCTGGGCCTTCGCCTACAACGTGGCCGCCCTGCCGCTCGCGGCGGCCGGCCTCCTCAACCCGATGATCGCCGGGGCGGCCATGGCCTTCTCCTCGGTGTTCGTCGTCGGCAACTCCCTGCGCCTGCGGTCGTTCCGGGCGGCCGACTGA